The following coding sequences lie in one Oncorhynchus kisutch isolate 150728-3 linkage group LG27, Okis_V2, whole genome shotgun sequence genomic window:
- the LOC109872151 gene encoding target of EGR1 protein 1-like: protein MTSSMVVPVIDVQNDNFKELWPAMVLAIKTASFIALDTELSGLGNRKALLAECIEDRYKAICNAARTRSILSLGFACYKKLENKDDDDTYLVQVYNLTLLCSEEYVIEPQSVQFLVQHGFDFNKQYAEGVPYLRGNDRRVDAHGMNMRMLFVELLRARKPLVLHNGLIDMVFLYQCFYAQLPDKLGTFTADLSQMFPAGIYDTKYATEYELRFAASYLEYAYKKCKLDNSKSIEAGGGGRHLFLEFCKYSAPLSNYVDYRPCLAGFSPDGLLNVCQRFSAFGWCPNGSQCPLSHDTDLIIQHDEKEKKKKRKRKRKNSSQGKVEGAPMSKQPHMELKQDQVIPDKDTKPPPLTELVDGAQAQMPESDEKMKTKVEEGNGVREPQAVSADEEMKTDKEVERNGVSEPQPLATPDAEKKEESKRKKLEGGTHRAGFDAFMTGYIFSYAATLTERVGKPLSSESWLPECMNKVYLSGKSVPMHIVKSTFSKSFKAHLHKMDVVWGKDVVSKVEGTV, encoded by the exons ATGACATCCTCCATGGTAGTCCCTGTTATTGATGTGCAGAATGATAATTTCAAAGAACTGTGGCCTGCTATGGTCCTTGCAATCAAGACGGCCTCCTTCATTGCACTGGATACG GAATTGAGTGGCCTTGGAAATAGAAAAGCTTTGCTGGCAGA ATGCATAGAGGACCGTTACAAAGCCATATGCAATGCAGCTCGCACACGCTCCATTCTCTCCCTTGGGTTTGCTTGTTATAAGAAACTTGAAAACAAG GATGATGATGATACGTACCTTGTGCAGGTGTACAACCTGACATTGCTCTGCAGTGAGGAGTACGTAATTGAACCACAGTCCGTGCAGTTCCTGGTGCAACATGGATTTGACTTCAACAAACAATATGCTGAAGGTGTCCCTTATCTCAGGGGCAATGACAGG AGAGTGGATGCCCATGGAATGAACATGAGGATGCTGTTTGTGGAACTCCTACGGGCTCGCAAGCCTTTGGTGCTGCACAATGGCTTGATTGACATGGTGTTCCTTTATCAGTGCTTCTATGCCCAACTGCCAGATAAACTAGGCACGTTCACTGCTGACTTGTCCCAGATGTTCCCTGCTGGGATCTATGACACCAAGTACGCTACAGAGTATGAGCTGCGCTTTGCTGCCTCTTACCTTGAGTATGCCTACAAGAAGTG CAAACTGGACAACAGCAAGTCGATTGAGGCTGGTGGTGGTGGACGCCATCTGTTCCTGGAGTTCTGCAAATACTCAGCGCCCCTGAGCAACTATGTGGACTATAGGCCTTGTCTAGCTGGGTTTAGCCCGGATGGACTTCTCAATGTCTGCCAGCGCTTCTCT GCCTTTGGTTGGTGCCCCAATGGGTCACAGTGTCCCTTGTCACATGACACTGACCTCATCATCCAGCACGATGAAAAGGAAAAGAAAAAGAAACGGAAGAGGAAAAGAAAGAACTCTTCTCAGGGGAAAGTTGAAGGTGCCCCCATGAGCAAGCAGCCCCATATGGAGCTAAAGCAGGACCAGGTGATCCCTGACAAAGACACCAAACCTCCCCCTCTCACAGAGCTGGTAGATGGGGCTCAGGCACAGATGCCAGAGAGCGATGAGAAGATGAAGACTAAAGTGGAGGAAGGCAACGGAGTCAGAGAGCCACAGGCTGTGTCTGCAGATGAGGAAATGAAGACAGACAAAGAGGTGGAAAGAAATGGAGTGTCAGAGCCACAGCCTCTGGCCACACCGGATGCAGAGAAGAAAGAAGAGTCCAAGAGGAAGAAGCTGGAGGGAGGTACCCACCGGGCAGGGTTTGACGCATTCATGACGGGCTACATTTTCTCCTATGCTGCCACTTTGACAGAGAGAGTAGGTAAGCCACTGAGCTCAGAGTCCTGGCTCCCAGAGTGCATGAACAAGGTTTACCTGAGTGGCAAGTCTGTCCCGATGCATATCGTCAAGAGCACATTCTCCAAGTCCTTCAAGGCTCACCTGCACAAGATGGATGTCGTGTGGGGGAAGGATGTGGTTAGCAAAGTAGAGGGAACGGTATAA